A window of Candidatus Methylomirabilota bacterium contains these coding sequences:
- a CDS encoding Gfo/Idh/MocA family oxidoreductase produces the protein MRAMMDTTIRVGFVGAGNNTRRRHIPGFKALPGVELVAVANRTKESGERVAREFGVARVHADWREVVRAPDVDAVCIGTWPYMHCEITLAALEHGKHVLCEARMAMNAAEGRRMLDAARRAPRLVAQLVPAPHTLEVDATLQRLLAEGYAGEVLAVELQAGQGRFA, from the coding sequence ATGCGCGCTATGATGGACACGACGATCCGCGTGGGCTTCGTGGGCGCGGGCAACAACACCCGCCGGCGGCACATCCCGGGGTTCAAGGCGCTGCCCGGCGTCGAGCTGGTCGCGGTCGCGAACCGCACCAAGGAGTCGGGCGAGCGCGTCGCGCGCGAGTTCGGCGTCGCCCGGGTGCACGCGGACTGGCGGGAGGTCGTGCGGGCCCCCGACGTGGACGCGGTCTGCATCGGGACCTGGCCCTACATGCACTGCGAGATCACGCTGGCCGCCCTCGAGCACGGCAAGCACGTCCTCTGCGAGGCGCGCATGGCCATGAACGCCGCCGAGGGCCGGCGCATGCTCGACGCCGCGCGCCGGGCGCCCAGGCTCGTCGCCCAGCTCGTGCCGGCGCCCCACACGCTCGAGGTGGACGCGACCCTCCAGCGCCTGCTGGCCGAGGGCTACGCGGGCGAGGTGCTCGCGGTCGAGCTCCAGGCGGGGCAGGGGCGCTTCGCG